A region from the Paenarthrobacter aurescens genome encodes:
- a CDS encoding GNAT family N-acetyltransferase, giving the protein MPFEPANLPDATATGLSWRPATMEDLENWAGLIARTAAAEHPVWYEKRGDLVHILESVKNPAETSTLLGLDSDGVARAYGRIAKNPDGDKATGTACVDPAWQQRGIGSAVLLWQEGQVRTRFQADQAAGHTTAPPRLRIQTEEQHEHQATLLMGHGYGAVRWFNEMHRSLSTDLPHVPLGEGLELRTLDQIFFEPVRQAHNDAFRDHWGSEPRDEESWRFTIEEPTARHDLSAVVIDSATGEVAGYQLTSFDPDSARDRGYKEGYTELLGVRRAYRGRGIAQALLSDAMNRYASAGMEVASLDVDSANPTGALELYLGMGYEPVNRSMTWEKML; this is encoded by the coding sequence ATGCCATTCGAACCCGCGAACCTGCCTGATGCCACTGCCACCGGCCTGAGCTGGCGGCCAGCCACCATGGAGGACCTGGAGAATTGGGCGGGCCTCATTGCCCGGACGGCTGCGGCCGAACATCCCGTTTGGTACGAGAAGCGCGGCGACCTCGTCCACATCCTGGAGTCCGTCAAGAACCCGGCGGAAACCAGCACCCTGTTGGGCTTGGATTCCGATGGCGTGGCCCGCGCCTATGGACGCATCGCCAAGAACCCGGACGGTGACAAAGCCACTGGTACGGCATGTGTTGACCCGGCCTGGCAGCAACGTGGGATCGGCTCGGCAGTGCTGCTGTGGCAGGAGGGGCAGGTGCGCACCCGCTTCCAGGCCGATCAAGCAGCCGGCCACACCACCGCGCCGCCCCGCCTCCGGATCCAGACCGAGGAGCAGCACGAACACCAGGCAACATTGCTGATGGGCCACGGTTATGGTGCTGTGCGCTGGTTCAACGAAATGCACCGGTCACTTTCCACGGATCTGCCGCACGTGCCCCTGGGGGAGGGCCTTGAGCTCAGGACGCTGGATCAAATATTTTTTGAACCCGTGCGCCAAGCCCACAATGATGCGTTCAGGGATCATTGGGGAAGCGAGCCACGGGATGAGGAATCCTGGCGCTTCACCATTGAGGAACCCACTGCCCGGCACGATCTCAGCGCCGTGGTGATCGATTCCGCCACGGGGGAGGTGGCCGGGTACCAGCTGACCAGCTTCGATCCCGACTCCGCCAGGGACCGCGGTTACAAGGAGGGATACACCGAACTCCTTGGTGTGCGGCGCGCTTATCGTGGCAGGGGCATAGCCCAGGCCCTGCTCTCCGACGCCATGAACCGCTACGCCTCCGCCGGGATGGAGGTGGCCTCACTGGACGTGGACTCAGCCAACCCCACCGGCGCGCTGGAACTCTACCTCGGCATGGGTTATGAACCCGTGAACCGCAGTATGACGTGGGAGAAAATGCTCTAG
- a CDS encoding DinB family protein — MPIIPDEKDWTWVLSKPCPECGFDPATVTPSTVPGTVLNMLPRWRAVLRREDVATRPNDHTWSNLEYACHVRDVFSLFDQRLNLMLTEDDARFANWDQDQAAIDGEYGSADPRTVADELEAEGKEIAESFARVTEDDWQRTGTRSNGSSFTVLTFSQYFLHDVVHHLHDVDG; from the coding sequence ATGCCGATCATCCCTGATGAAAAAGACTGGACCTGGGTGCTCTCCAAGCCCTGCCCCGAGTGCGGTTTCGACCCCGCCACGGTGACACCTTCCACGGTGCCGGGCACCGTCCTGAACATGCTCCCGCGGTGGCGGGCGGTACTGCGGCGGGAGGACGTGGCCACACGTCCCAATGACCACACCTGGTCCAACCTCGAGTATGCGTGCCATGTCCGCGATGTCTTCAGCCTGTTCGACCAGCGGCTGAACCTGATGCTCACGGAGGACGACGCCCGATTCGCCAACTGGGACCAGGACCAGGCGGCGATCGACGGCGAGTATGGTTCCGCTGATCCGCGGACTGTGGCCGATGAACTCGAGGCCGAGGGCAAGGAAATTGCCGAGTCCTTCGCACGGGTCACCGAGGATGACTGGCAGCGCACCGGAACGCGAAGCAACGGATCCTCATTTACCGTGCTGACGTTCTCCCAGTACTTCCTCCACGATGTTGTTCACCATCTTCATGATGTGGACGGCTAG
- a CDS encoding VOC family protein, whose translation MLKDQQVGAVLPAQDIARARAYYSEKLGLEPENPDDDDNLQYRCGDSTGFFIYQTSNAGTAKNTQMGWNVSDLRSTVQELRGKGVQFEDYDLPGLKTEDGIATMPDGSAAAWFLDSEGNILSINQTG comes from the coding sequence ATGCTCAAGGATCAGCAGGTTGGTGCCGTCCTACCGGCACAGGACATAGCCCGGGCACGCGCGTACTACAGCGAAAAACTCGGACTGGAACCTGAAAATCCGGACGACGACGACAACCTTCAGTACAGGTGCGGCGATTCAACCGGATTCTTTATCTATCAGACGTCCAATGCAGGGACTGCCAAGAACACTCAGATGGGCTGGAACGTCAGCGATCTAAGGTCCACGGTTCAGGAACTGCGCGGCAAGGGAGTTCAGTTCGAAGATTACGATCTCCCCGGCCTGAAGACAGAAGACGGCATTGCCACGATGCCTGACGGAAGTGCTGCGGCATGGTTCCTGGACAGCGAAGGAAACATCCTCAGCATCAACCAAACCGGCTAA
- a CDS encoding DNA topoisomerase (ATP-hydrolyzing) subunit A, with the protein MARSQKSSRTAEPLGDFTENIVDIDVTSEMEGSFLEYAYSVIYSRALPDARDGLKPVQRRILYMMSDMGLRPDRGHVKSARVVGEVMGKLHPHGDTAIYDAMVRMAQDFSLRLPLIDGHGNFGSLDDGPAAPRYTEARLAAAALTMTDHLDEDVVDFVPNYDNQLTQPDVLPAAFPNLLVNGTTGIAVGMATNMPPHNLVEVIAAARHLIANPGATLDEIMRFIPGPDLPTGGRIVGLDGIRDAYATGRGSFKTRAKVEVEQLSARRTGLVVTELPYMVGPEKVIEKIKDAVNAKKLTGISDVVDLTDRNHGLRLVIELKNGFNPNAVLQQLYRYSPMEDSFGINNVTLVDGQPQTLGLLQLLQVYVEHRLNVVRRRTSFRLGKKKDRLHLVEGLLIAIVDIDEVIQIIRSSDEASAARERLMSIYDLTEIQANYILELRLRQLTKYSRLELEKEQDELRREIEALEAILASDVLLRDLVSGELAVVAEKYGTPRRTVLLESEAVSPTVAAALAASVPGPKGKAAALPLEIPDDPCWALLSVSGQIARTSNQEPLAESGPRTKHDVFRSVVKTTARGEIGAVTSQGRMLRLQVMDMPVLPPVSGLPNLAGGVPAKDFITLLKGETLVAFVPLDAVLAIGTVQGVVKRVQPDYPLNREDWEIIALKDKDSVLAVEPAQEDNVDLVFVTRQAQLLRFSASNVRPQGRTAGGMAGIKLGAGDEVIHFGTVRADDPAAVVVTIAGTNGALPGTAPGTAKVTAFEEYPAKGRATGGVRVHRFLKGEDTLLLAWAGHGPAKASSAAGVARALPHEHGRRDGSGVPLSQPVEAIGPSMAWAEAAE; encoded by the coding sequence ATGGCCCGCAGCCAAAAATCATCACGCACAGCCGAGCCGCTCGGCGATTTCACCGAGAACATCGTGGACATTGACGTCACGTCCGAGATGGAAGGCTCCTTTCTGGAGTACGCCTACTCGGTGATCTATTCCCGTGCGCTCCCGGACGCCCGCGACGGTCTGAAGCCCGTCCAACGGCGCATCCTGTACATGATGTCTGACATGGGCCTGCGCCCGGACCGCGGCCACGTCAAGAGCGCCCGCGTGGTGGGTGAAGTCATGGGCAAGCTCCACCCGCATGGCGACACCGCGATCTACGACGCCATGGTGCGCATGGCCCAGGACTTTTCCCTCCGCCTGCCGCTGATTGATGGGCACGGCAATTTCGGTTCGCTCGACGACGGGCCGGCAGCACCGCGTTACACAGAGGCACGGTTGGCGGCCGCTGCGCTGACCATGACGGACCATCTGGACGAAGATGTTGTGGACTTTGTGCCCAACTATGACAACCAGCTGACGCAGCCCGATGTCCTCCCCGCAGCATTCCCCAATCTGCTGGTCAACGGCACTACCGGGATCGCTGTGGGCATGGCCACCAACATGCCTCCGCACAACCTGGTTGAAGTCATTGCTGCCGCACGCCACCTGATCGCCAACCCCGGTGCAACGCTGGACGAGATCATGAGGTTCATCCCAGGGCCCGACCTCCCCACCGGGGGCAGGATTGTGGGCTTGGACGGAATCCGTGATGCTTACGCCACGGGCCGTGGATCCTTCAAGACCCGGGCGAAGGTTGAGGTGGAACAGCTCTCCGCCCGGCGTACCGGCCTGGTGGTCACCGAACTGCCTTATATGGTGGGTCCGGAAAAGGTGATCGAGAAGATCAAGGATGCCGTCAACGCCAAGAAGCTGACAGGCATCAGCGACGTCGTTGACCTCACGGACCGTAATCACGGCCTGCGCCTGGTCATCGAGCTGAAAAACGGTTTCAATCCCAACGCCGTGCTCCAGCAGCTCTACCGCTACTCGCCCATGGAAGATTCCTTCGGCATCAACAACGTCACCCTGGTGGACGGCCAGCCACAAACGCTCGGCCTGCTCCAGCTGCTGCAGGTCTACGTGGAGCACCGCCTGAACGTGGTGCGCCGCCGCACGTCCTTCCGCCTTGGCAAGAAGAAGGACCGCCTCCACCTGGTGGAAGGCCTTCTGATCGCGATCGTGGACATCGACGAAGTCATCCAGATCATTCGTTCCTCCGACGAAGCCTCGGCAGCGCGTGAACGTCTCATGTCCATCTACGACCTCACCGAAATCCAGGCAAACTACATCCTGGAACTGCGCCTGCGGCAGTTGACCAAGTACTCCCGCCTTGAACTTGAAAAGGAACAGGACGAACTGCGGCGCGAAATCGAAGCGCTGGAGGCAATTCTTGCCTCTGATGTGTTGCTGCGCGATCTTGTTTCCGGCGAGTTGGCTGTCGTCGCCGAAAAATACGGCACTCCCCGGCGCACAGTGCTCCTGGAATCGGAAGCAGTCTCCCCCACCGTTGCGGCAGCGTTGGCAGCCTCCGTTCCCGGGCCCAAGGGCAAAGCTGCGGCGCTTCCCTTGGAAATTCCGGACGATCCCTGCTGGGCGTTGCTCAGTGTCTCGGGCCAGATTGCCAGGACTTCCAACCAGGAACCTCTGGCCGAGTCGGGCCCCCGGACCAAGCATGATGTCTTCCGGTCCGTGGTGAAGACCACTGCCCGGGGAGAAATCGGTGCGGTCACATCCCAAGGGCGCATGCTGCGCCTCCAAGTCATGGACATGCCGGTTCTGCCGCCGGTTTCCGGTCTGCCCAATTTAGCCGGTGGTGTCCCGGCCAAGGACTTCATCACCTTGCTCAAGGGCGAGACCTTGGTGGCGTTCGTGCCCTTGGACGCCGTCCTGGCAATCGGCACAGTTCAGGGCGTCGTGAAGCGTGTGCAGCCGGATTATCCGCTCAACCGGGAAGACTGGGAGATCATCGCGCTCAAGGACAAGGACTCGGTCCTTGCGGTGGAACCGGCACAGGAGGACAACGTAGACCTGGTGTTCGTGACGCGCCAGGCACAATTGCTTCGCTTCAGTGCCTCAAACGTTCGCCCCCAAGGCCGGACAGCCGGTGGCATGGCGGGAATCAAGCTGGGCGCCGGCGACGAAGTGATCCACTTCGGTACTGTTCGCGCGGACGATCCCGCCGCCGTCGTGGTGACCATCGCCGGCACCAACGGCGCGCTGCCCGGGACGGCACCGGGGACTGCAAAGGTAACCGCTTTTGAGGAGTACCCCGCGAAGGGCCGGGCCACCGGCGGCGTGCGGGTTCACCGATTCCTCAAGGGCGAGGATACCCTGCTCCTGGCGTGGGCCGGGCACGGTCCTGCGAAGGCGTCCTCAGCGGCCGGCGTAGCACGTGCACTCCCGCACGAACACGGCCGCAGGGATGGTTCCGGTGTTCCGCTGTCCCAGCCCGTGGAAGCGATCGGCCCGAGCATGGCCTGGGCTGAAGCGGCAGAATAG
- a CDS encoding bifunctional GNAT family N-acetyltransferase/acetate--CoA ligase family protein — MVDQPGVGIYPEYWEADVVLRDGGTAHLRPIRPQDADALQAFHAGQSQASIYMRFFSFKPKLSGKEVRRFTEVDHINRVAFVITIGGEIMGIGRYDRLDDPTEAEVAFNISDAHQGRGIGSILLEHLAVAARENGIRRFTAEVLPDNRKMLMVFADAGYDLKRQFDDGVVSVEFNIDPTEKSRAVMESREHRAEARSVRDLLWPSSVAVIGASRKWGTVGYQLLEHIIEGGFKGPVYAVNPEAFELAGMVSFGKLSEIPGPVQLAIIAVPYEEVPKVVDDCAAVGVKGIVVATAGFADDGERGLVRQHELVRGARANGMRVIGPESLGILNTHPEVSLNASMAPTMPPRGSLGLFSQSAAVGVAVYAAASRRRLGLSSFLSAGNRADVSGNDAMQYWEDDADTSAVGLYLESIGNPRKFSRLARRLSRSKPVIVAKSDVTGLSLPPGHEVRTTQAPSAAVDAMMRQAGVIRVETIEQLMDIAQIASSQALPKGPGVAVYSNSVALAKVVADSAGPFGLDVNRLVTDLDLDAGMSLALPALKASLRESLADDSVHAVVAALLPARGLTVESLAGVLAECAAEAGKPVVAAFTGILDPSVHVEGMVGAEGKPVLPCYSNAGAAVAALGAIVRYAQWRDRDQGLFVEPEGCDVDGTRDRLSAMLAGVTGEKIRKLDAGAAAALLSGYGIDAVPTLGFGTADEAVQAAETVGWPVVLKTTDPALRHRLDLGGVRLDIQDAESLRQNVAQMRRALEPYGSPSLEVQAMAPVGQACTFRAMEDPLLGPVVSFGLAGDAVNLLDDWAHRVPPLSAADLHDVIRSPRASRKLFGYQGLPAVDVQALEDIAARLAKLKDDHPGIALVEFNPVLAGPSGATILGADVWIGNAAQRTDSARRAMRG, encoded by the coding sequence ATGGTGGATCAGCCCGGCGTCGGCATTTATCCGGAATATTGGGAGGCTGATGTCGTGCTGCGCGACGGCGGGACCGCCCACCTCCGTCCAATACGGCCCCAGGATGCGGACGCGTTGCAGGCATTCCATGCCGGCCAGTCCCAGGCTTCGATCTACATGCGGTTCTTCTCCTTCAAGCCCAAGCTCTCCGGCAAGGAGGTTCGGCGCTTCACCGAAGTGGACCACATCAACCGCGTGGCCTTTGTGATCACCATTGGCGGCGAAATCATGGGGATCGGCCGTTACGACCGTCTTGACGATCCCACCGAAGCAGAGGTGGCCTTCAACATCTCCGATGCCCACCAGGGCCGCGGGATCGGCTCCATCCTCCTGGAGCATCTGGCCGTTGCAGCCAGGGAAAACGGCATCCGCCGCTTTACGGCCGAGGTCCTCCCGGACAACCGGAAGATGCTGATGGTCTTTGCCGACGCCGGCTATGACCTCAAACGCCAGTTTGATGACGGTGTGGTGAGCGTGGAATTCAACATCGATCCCACGGAGAAATCCCGGGCCGTCATGGAGTCACGTGAGCACCGCGCGGAGGCGCGCAGCGTGCGCGACCTCCTGTGGCCGTCGTCGGTGGCCGTCATCGGCGCCAGCCGCAAATGGGGGACCGTGGGTTACCAGCTGCTGGAGCACATCATTGAAGGTGGCTTCAAGGGACCGGTCTATGCCGTCAATCCCGAGGCGTTCGAACTGGCCGGAATGGTCTCCTTCGGGAAGTTGTCCGAGATCCCGGGGCCGGTTCAGTTGGCCATCATCGCTGTTCCGTATGAAGAAGTGCCCAAGGTGGTGGATGACTGCGCTGCTGTAGGCGTCAAGGGGATTGTGGTGGCCACGGCCGGATTCGCCGACGACGGCGAGCGGGGACTGGTCCGCCAGCATGAACTGGTCCGGGGCGCCAGGGCCAACGGGATGCGCGTCATTGGCCCCGAGTCGCTGGGAATCCTCAATACACATCCGGAGGTGTCCCTTAACGCCTCCATGGCTCCCACCATGCCGCCCAGGGGCAGCCTGGGTCTGTTCAGCCAGTCCGCCGCAGTGGGGGTGGCCGTTTATGCCGCCGCCAGCCGCCGACGCCTCGGCCTGTCTTCGTTCTTGTCTGCGGGAAACCGCGCGGATGTTTCCGGTAACGATGCCATGCAGTATTGGGAGGACGACGCCGATACTTCCGCCGTGGGCCTCTACCTGGAGTCCATTGGCAACCCACGCAAATTCTCCCGACTGGCACGCAGATTGTCCCGCAGCAAACCCGTCATTGTTGCCAAGTCGGATGTCACAGGCCTGAGCTTGCCGCCGGGCCACGAGGTCCGCACCACCCAGGCGCCGTCGGCAGCAGTGGATGCCATGATGCGCCAGGCTGGTGTGATCCGTGTTGAGACCATCGAACAACTCATGGACATCGCCCAAATAGCGTCTTCACAGGCGCTGCCCAAAGGGCCCGGTGTTGCCGTTTACTCCAATTCGGTGGCACTGGCCAAAGTGGTGGCCGATTCTGCAGGCCCCTTCGGGCTGGATGTGAACAGGCTGGTAACGGACCTTGACCTGGACGCCGGAATGTCACTGGCACTCCCGGCACTGAAGGCAAGCCTCCGGGAAAGCCTCGCGGACGATTCCGTCCATGCCGTGGTTGCAGCCCTTCTCCCGGCGCGCGGGCTGACCGTGGAATCACTGGCAGGTGTCCTGGCCGAGTGCGCGGCCGAGGCCGGCAAGCCCGTTGTGGCGGCGTTCACCGGAATACTGGATCCCTCCGTGCACGTTGAGGGCATGGTGGGAGCAGAGGGAAAACCCGTCCTGCCTTGTTACTCCAATGCCGGGGCTGCCGTGGCGGCTCTTGGCGCGATTGTCCGTTACGCGCAATGGCGGGACCGGGACCAAGGGCTCTTTGTGGAGCCCGAGGGTTGCGACGTGGACGGCACCAGGGACCGGCTAAGTGCCATGCTGGCCGGGGTAACGGGCGAAAAGATCAGAAAGCTCGACGCCGGTGCTGCCGCGGCACTGTTGTCCGGCTACGGAATCGATGCTGTGCCCACGCTGGGATTCGGCACTGCAGATGAGGCCGTGCAGGCAGCGGAGACCGTTGGCTGGCCCGTGGTCCTCAAAACCACCGATCCTGCACTGCGGCACCGGCTGGACCTTGGGGGAGTGCGCCTGGATATTCAGGACGCCGAGTCCTTGCGGCAGAATGTTGCCCAAATGCGCCGCGCCCTGGAGCCGTACGGATCTCCATCACTGGAAGTACAGGCGATGGCGCCGGTGGGCCAGGCTTGCACCTTCCGTGCCATGGAGGACCCGCTGCTGGGGCCGGTAGTGTCTTTTGGGCTGGCCGGCGATGCTGTGAACCTGCTGGATGACTGGGCGCATAGGGTGCCGCCGCTATCGGCTGCAGATCTCCACGACGTGATCCGTTCGCCCCGGGCGTCCCGGAAACTCTTCGGCTACCAAGGCCTGCCCGCTGTTGATGTCCAGGCCCTTGAGGACATTGCGGCCCGGCTTGCCAAGCTCAAAGACGATCACCCCGGGATCGCGCTGGTGGAGTTCAACCCCGTCCTGGCGGGTCCCTCGGGAGCCACCATCCTTGGGGCGGATGTGTGGATCGGCAATGCAGCGCAACGCACGGACAGCGCCCGGCGCGCGATGCGGGGTTAG
- a CDS encoding DUF5998 family protein, translating to MSTQSPTPQSRPSNAGPHTAHHHSSQGQSLDQALQQAAFYPRLVADVVDDALDGRECLSHLVHLETHFDRAEVRRHITVLVLTEDMLVITHVDDQQLDEAGEQIVAQVSTESVPVAQIRSVVLSYMYAQPQNYKPSDPVREMTVSIAWSGGQRLDMGPASCGDPQCEADHGYSGTIAQEDIVLRISAEADGLQAVQDAKIFARALRAVNTGNPSPALHASIPAPRPRSGVFSNRLSRGHQR from the coding sequence ATGAGCACCCAGTCTCCGACGCCTCAATCCCGCCCGTCCAATGCCGGGCCCCACACCGCCCATCATCACAGCTCGCAGGGACAGAGCCTGGACCAGGCGCTGCAGCAGGCAGCTTTCTATCCGCGGTTGGTGGCCGACGTCGTTGACGACGCCCTGGACGGCAGGGAGTGCCTGTCCCATTTGGTCCATTTGGAGACCCATTTTGATCGCGCTGAGGTCCGCAGGCATATCACGGTGCTGGTGCTCACCGAAGACATGCTGGTGATCACCCATGTGGATGACCAGCAGTTGGATGAGGCGGGGGAACAGATTGTTGCCCAAGTCTCCACGGAGTCCGTACCGGTGGCCCAGATCCGTTCAGTAGTCCTGAGCTACATGTACGCCCAGCCGCAGAACTACAAGCCCTCCGATCCTGTCCGTGAGATGACGGTGTCCATTGCCTGGTCCGGCGGTCAGCGCCTGGACATGGGGCCGGCCAGCTGCGGAGATCCCCAGTGCGAAGCCGATCACGGCTACAGCGGAACCATCGCACAGGAAGACATCGTGCTGCGGATCAGCGCCGAGGCAGACGGGCTGCAAGCGGTTCAGGATGCCAAGATCTTTGCCCGGGCCCTGCGCGCGGTCAATACGGGAAACCCCTCACCTGCCCTGCACGCCAGTATTCCGGCGCCGAGGCCGCGTTCAGGTGTCTTCAGCAACCGCCTCAGCCGCGGACACCAGCGTTGA
- a CDS encoding alkaline phosphatase family protein, whose translation MRDAAQNPVNVSLGSNPADLPSPPLFGSKSIAEVLTSSAASLGMPGFANPLQLPSTQRVCVVLADGLGRSLLKQKSSHTPFLRSVMAGGQRKVPTWIDSAFPSTTAASLASLGTGLPAGQHGMVGYDVLDPAQDKVVNLLGNWDPHVDPAQWQPHPTVFERLAGELDVVTVSLPQFGNSPMTQAALRGSRFVGGTTLHARTAAAAEAMSGGGRSLMYFYANELDKAGHRYGCQSDRWEHQLEELDSTVKRLSATLPAGTTILVTGDHGMLDVPESQRIDYSADESLLAGVRHTAGEPRMVHLYLEPDATPAHLESLMAAWRTRFGERIWAFTREQAFGAGLFGAVRPEVAPRIGDLMIAARDTLALYDTRRVRPASLEVVGQHGSLTKVEREVPLLCFSAAGKKGKRG comes from the coding sequence TTGAGGGATGCCGCACAGAACCCGGTAAACGTCTCCCTGGGAAGCAATCCCGCCGACCTCCCATCGCCTCCGCTTTTTGGAAGCAAGTCCATAGCGGAAGTCCTTACCAGCTCTGCCGCATCCCTGGGCATGCCCGGCTTCGCCAACCCCCTCCAGTTGCCATCCACGCAACGCGTCTGCGTGGTCCTTGCCGATGGACTCGGACGCAGCCTCCTGAAGCAGAAATCCTCCCACACGCCGTTCCTCCGATCGGTCATGGCCGGGGGACAACGCAAGGTTCCCACCTGGATCGATTCCGCCTTCCCCAGCACCACGGCAGCATCCTTGGCGAGCCTCGGCACCGGTCTGCCGGCCGGGCAGCATGGAATGGTGGGTTACGACGTCCTCGATCCTGCCCAGGACAAAGTAGTGAACCTCCTGGGTAACTGGGACCCGCACGTAGACCCTGCACAGTGGCAACCTCACCCCACAGTCTTTGAGCGTCTGGCCGGAGAGTTGGATGTGGTGACTGTCAGCCTGCCCCAGTTCGGGAACTCCCCGATGACACAGGCAGCACTGCGGGGAAGCCGCTTTGTGGGCGGGACCACTTTGCATGCCCGAACCGCCGCAGCCGCTGAGGCCATGTCCGGCGGCGGACGCTCCCTCATGTACTTTTACGCCAACGAGCTGGACAAAGCCGGCCACCGCTACGGCTGCCAGTCGGACCGTTGGGAGCACCAGCTCGAAGAACTCGACTCAACTGTCAAGAGGCTCTCCGCCACACTGCCCGCCGGGACCACCATCCTGGTGACCGGTGACCACGGCATGTTGGACGTCCCCGAATCCCAGAGGATCGACTACTCCGCTGATGAGTCCCTTTTGGCCGGAGTCCGGCACACCGCAGGGGAGCCCCGCATGGTCCATCTCTATCTTGAACCCGATGCCACCCCGGCACACCTGGAATCCCTGATGGCAGCCTGGCGTACACGCTTTGGTGAACGGATCTGGGCCTTCACCCGGGAGCAGGCCTTTGGTGCAGGATTGTTTGGTGCAGTACGGCCTGAGGTGGCTCCCCGTATTGGGGACCTCATGATCGCCGCCCGGGACACCCTGGCGCTTTATGACACCCGAAGGGTTCGCCCGGCATCACTGGAAGTAGTGGGCCAGCACGGATCACTGACCAAAGTGGAACGGGAAGTACCGCTGCTGTGTTTCTCCGCGGCAGGCAAAAAGGGCAAACGTGGCTGA
- a CDS encoding thymidine kinase, giving the protein MAELVFFSGTMDCGKSTLALQMDHNHRARGRGGVRFSCNDRAGDSTISSRLGLQTDAVEVLDRTDFWEEVVARRTNGLRVDYLICDEAQFYSPLQVEQLARVVDEMEVDVFAFGITADFRTRLFPGSQRLIELADKVQVLQVEALCWCGRRATQNARTVDGIMVVEGDQVMVGDVAPQNSGDEAGPAEAVQDTLPMETAPAQVVGYETLCRRHYMRRVTAHGAHLMAGTDQTLPFDIDACLWPGAGALRRS; this is encoded by the coding sequence GTGGCTGAGCTGGTTTTCTTTTCAGGCACCATGGACTGCGGCAAATCCACCCTGGCCCTCCAAATGGACCACAACCACCGTGCACGCGGACGCGGAGGCGTCCGGTTCAGCTGTAACGACCGCGCCGGCGACTCAACCATTTCCAGCAGGCTGGGCCTGCAAACCGATGCCGTGGAAGTTCTGGACAGAACCGATTTCTGGGAAGAGGTGGTGGCGCGGCGGACCAACGGACTCCGCGTGGACTACCTCATCTGTGACGAAGCCCAGTTCTACTCGCCCCTCCAGGTAGAGCAACTGGCACGGGTTGTGGACGAGATGGAAGTGGATGTCTTCGCGTTCGGCATCACTGCCGACTTCCGCACCCGCTTGTTCCCCGGCTCGCAACGCCTCATTGAACTCGCGGATAAAGTGCAGGTGCTGCAGGTGGAAGCCCTGTGCTGGTGCGGCCGCCGCGCAACCCAAAATGCCCGCACCGTTGACGGCATCATGGTGGTGGAGGGTGACCAGGTGATGGTGGGTGATGTGGCGCCGCAAAACAGCGGGGATGAGGCCGGGCCTGCCGAGGCCGTGCAGGACACCCTGCCCATGGAGACCGCACCCGCGCAGGTAGTAGGCTACGAGACTTTGTGTCGCCGGCACTACATGAGGCGGGTCACTGCCCATGGCGCCCATCTCATGGCGGGCACGGACCAGACACTTCCGTTCGACATTGATGCCTGCCTCTGGCCCGGAGCCGGGGCTCTGCGGCGCAGCTAG